From Riemerella anatipestifer ATCC 11845 = DSM 15868, a single genomic window includes:
- the rpoB gene encoding DNA-directed RNA polymerase subunit beta: MSKSKTTQKAQGNQRINFSSAKGRVETPDFLDIQIQSFKEFFQLDTLPEQRVNEGLYKTFQENFPITDSRNQFVLEFLDYLVDSPRYSIDECVERGLTYSVPLKARLKLYCTDPEYDDFQTVIQDVYLGTVPYMTPSGSFIINGAERVVVTQLHRSPGVFFGQTYHANGTKLYYSRIIPFKGSWMEFTTDINSVMYAYIDRKKKLPLTTLLRAIGYESDKEILQIFDLAEEVKVSKAALKKVEGRTLAARVLNTWFEDFVDEDTGEVVSVERNEIILDRETVLEKEHLDLILEAGVKTILIHNENTKEFSIIQNTLQKDPTNSEKEAVEYIYRQLRNADPPDEETARGIIEKLFFSEQRYSLGEVGRYRLNKKLGLSVDESVEVLTKEDIISIVKHLIELANSKAEVDDIDHLSNRRIRTVGEQLAGQFGVGLSRIARTIRERMNVRDNELFSPTDLVNAKTLTSVINSFFGTNQLSQFMDQTNPLSEITHKRRLSALGPGGLSRERAGFEVRDVHHTHYGRICPIETPEGPNIGLISSLGIYAKINNLGFIETPYRKVENGKVDLDAAPIYLNAEDEEAKIIAQANVELADDGKFETERIIARLDGDYPVVEPEQVDLIDVAPNQISGISASLIPFLEHDDANRALMGSNMMRQAVPLLKPQAPIVGTGLEKQVARDSRILINAEGTGVVEYVDAERIVIKYDRTEDEDIVSFESATKTYHLTKFRKTNQSTTITLKPIVRVGDTVEKGQVLCDGYATENGELALGRNLVVAFMPWKGYNFEDAIVINEKVVREDWFTSIHVDEYSLEVRDTKLGMEELTADIPNISEDATKDLDENGMIRIGAEVKPGDILIGKITPKGESDPTPEEKLLRAIFGDKAGDVKDASLKADSSLRGVVIDKKLFSRNIKDKKKRTEEKIKLEEIENQYKAKFNELRTVLLDKLNTIVNGKTSQGVKNDLGEEIIGKGAKFSMKLLQSVEDYVNVSGSDWTVDADKNELIKQLIHNYKIKYNDLQGVKNREKYAISIGDELPSGIIKLAKVYIAKKRKLNVGDKMAGRHGNKGIVSRIVREEDMPFLEDGTPVDIVLNPLGVPSRMNIGQIYETVLGWAGKQLGLKFATPIFDGAKLDQITEYTEKAGLPIYGNTYLYDGGTGERFTQPATVGVIYMLKLGHMVDDKMHARSIGPYSLITQQPLGGKAQFGGQRFGEMEVWALEAFGASNILREILTVKSDDVIGRAKTYEAIAKGEAMPEPGIPESFNVLLHELQGLGLDVRLEE, translated from the coding sequence ATGAGTAAATCAAAGACGACACAAAAAGCTCAGGGAAATCAAAGAATTAATTTCTCGTCTGCTAAAGGAAGAGTGGAGACGCCAGACTTTTTGGATATCCAAATTCAATCCTTTAAGGAGTTCTTTCAGCTAGACACACTTCCGGAGCAGAGAGTGAACGAAGGACTTTACAAAACCTTCCAAGAAAATTTCCCAATTACAGATTCTAGAAACCAGTTTGTACTAGAATTTTTAGATTACTTAGTAGATTCTCCTCGCTACTCTATAGATGAGTGTGTAGAGAGAGGGCTTACTTATTCTGTGCCATTAAAGGCAAGATTAAAACTATATTGTACAGACCCAGAGTACGATGATTTCCAAACGGTAATCCAAGATGTATATCTAGGTACGGTACCTTATATGACGCCTAGTGGTTCATTTATCATCAATGGTGCAGAGCGTGTGGTAGTAACACAGTTGCATAGATCTCCAGGGGTGTTCTTCGGGCAGACTTACCACGCTAATGGTACTAAATTATACTATTCTAGAATTATCCCATTTAAAGGGTCTTGGATGGAATTTACTACGGATATTAACAGCGTAATGTACGCTTATATAGACCGTAAGAAAAAATTACCATTAACCACTTTACTTAGAGCTATCGGTTACGAATCTGATAAAGAAATTCTTCAGATATTTGACTTGGCAGAAGAGGTTAAAGTGTCTAAAGCGGCTCTTAAAAAAGTAGAAGGTAGAACTTTAGCAGCTAGAGTTCTTAATACTTGGTTTGAAGATTTCGTAGATGAAGATACAGGTGAGGTAGTTTCTGTAGAAAGAAACGAAATTATCTTAGATAGAGAAACCGTTCTTGAAAAAGAACATTTAGATTTGATTTTGGAGGCTGGTGTTAAAACCATTTTAATCCATAATGAAAACACTAAGGAGTTCTCTATCATTCAAAATACATTACAAAAAGACCCTACCAACTCAGAGAAAGAAGCGGTAGAGTATATCTATCGTCAGTTGAGAAATGCAGATCCACCTGATGAAGAAACTGCAAGAGGAATTATAGAAAAGCTATTCTTCTCAGAGCAGAGATATTCTTTAGGAGAGGTAGGTCGTTACAGATTGAACAAAAAGCTAGGTCTTAGCGTAGACGAAAGTGTAGAGGTGCTTACTAAAGAGGACATCATTAGTATTGTAAAACACTTAATAGAGTTAGCTAACTCTAAAGCAGAGGTAGATGATATAGACCACCTTTCTAATAGAAGAATTAGAACGGTAGGAGAGCAGTTGGCAGGTCAGTTTGGAGTAGGTCTTTCTAGAATTGCAAGAACAATCCGTGAGAGAATGAATGTTCGTGATAACGAATTGTTTAGCCCAACAGATTTAGTTAACGCTAAAACATTAACATCGGTAATTAACTCGTTCTTTGGAACTAACCAGCTTTCTCAGTTCATGGATCAAACCAATCCACTTTCTGAGATTACACATAAGAGAAGATTATCAGCTTTAGGACCTGGTGGTCTTTCTAGAGAAAGAGCAGGTTTTGAGGTTCGAGATGTTCACCATACACACTACGGAAGAATTTGTCCAATTGAGACGCCGGAAGGACCGAACATTGGTTTGATTTCTTCTTTAGGTATTTATGCTAAAATCAATAATCTAGGTTTCATAGAAACGCCTTATCGTAAGGTAGAAAATGGTAAAGTAGATTTAGATGCGGCACCTATATACCTTAACGCAGAAGATGAGGAAGCTAAAATTATTGCTCAAGCGAACGTGGAGCTTGCTGATGATGGTAAGTTTGAAACAGAGAGAATTATTGCTCGTTTAGATGGAGATTACCCAGTGGTAGAACCAGAGCAAGTAGATTTAATAGATGTAGCTCCTAACCAGATTTCTGGTATTTCGGCATCACTTATTCCTTTCCTAGAGCACGATGATGCTAACCGTGCCTTGATGGGATCTAACATGATGCGTCAGGCAGTACCATTATTAAAACCTCAAGCACCTATCGTAGGTACAGGTCTAGAGAAGCAAGTGGCTAGAGACTCTAGAATTTTAATCAATGCTGAAGGAACTGGTGTTGTAGAGTATGTAGATGCGGAGAGAATCGTTATAAAATACGATAGAACTGAAGATGAAGATATTGTAAGCTTCGAATCAGCTACTAAAACTTATCATTTAACTAAGTTCAGAAAAACCAACCAATCTACTACCATTACTCTTAAACCTATTGTAAGGGTAGGAGATACAGTAGAAAAAGGACAAGTGCTTTGTGATGGTTACGCTACAGAAAACGGAGAGTTAGCATTAGGTAGAAACTTAGTGGTAGCGTTTATGCCTTGGAAAGGGTATAACTTCGAGGATGCAATTGTAATCAACGAAAAAGTAGTTCGTGAGGACTGGTTTACCTCTATCCACGTAGATGAATATTCATTAGAGGTAAGAGATACCAAACTAGGTATGGAGGAGCTTACAGCAGATATTCCTAATATATCTGAAGATGCTACAAAAGACCTAGATGAAAACGGTATGATAAGAATCGGAGCAGAGGTAAAACCTGGTGATATTCTTATTGGTAAAATCACGCCTAAAGGAGAGTCTGATCCTACTCCAGAAGAGAAGTTATTAAGAGCTATCTTCGGAGATAAAGCAGGAGATGTAAAAGACGCTTCTTTAAAGGCAGATTCTTCATTAAGAGGGGTAGTGATAGACAAAAAGCTATTCTCTAGAAACATTAAGGATAAGAAGAAGAGAACAGAAGAGAAAATCAAACTAGAAGAAATAGAAAACCAATATAAAGCCAAGTTCAACGAGCTTAGAACGGTTCTTTTAGATAAATTAAACACTATTGTTAATGGTAAAACATCTCAAGGAGTTAAAAACGACTTAGGAGAAGAAATCATTGGTAAAGGTGCTAAGTTCTCTATGAAATTACTTCAGTCAGTAGAAGATTATGTAAATGTAAGCGGTTCTGACTGGACAGTAGATGCGGATAAAAACGAGTTAATTAAGCAATTAATTCACAACTATAAGATTAAGTACAACGATTTACAAGGAGTTAAAAACCGTGAGAAGTACGCTATTTCAATCGGAGACGAGCTTCCTTCAGGAATCATTAAGTTGGCCAAAGTTTACATCGCTAAGAAGAGAAAGTTAAATGTAGGAGATAAGATGGCAGGGCGTCACGGTAACAAAGGTATCGTATCTAGAATCGTTCGTGAGGAAGATATGCCTTTCTTAGAAGACGGTACGCCAGTTGACATCGTACTTAACCCGCTAGGGGTACCTTCTCGTATGAACATCGGTCAGATTTACGAAACGGTACTTGGTTGGGCAGGTAAGCAATTAGGCTTGAAGTTCGCAACGCCTATCTTTGATGGTGCTAAACTAGACCAAATTACAGAGTACACCGAAAAAGCAGGGCTACCTATCTACGGAAACACTTATCTGTATGACGGCGGTACAGGGGAGAGATTTACTCAACCAGCTACTGTAGGTGTGATTTATATGTTGAAACTTGGTCACATGGTAGATGATAAGATGCATGCTCGTTCTATTGGTCCTTACTCTCTCATCACGCAGCAGCCATTAGGAGGTAAAGCCCAATTTGGTGGTCAGCGTTTCGGAGAGATGGAGGTTTGGGCACTAGAAGCATTCGGTGCGTCTAACATCTTGAGAGAAATCCTAACAGTGAAGTCAGATGATGTGATTGGTAGAGCTAAAACTTACGAAGCTATTGCGAAAGGAGAGGCAATGCCAGAACCTGGTATTCCAGAATCTTTCAATGTATTGCTTCACGAGTTACAAGGTTTAGGATTAGATGTAAGGTTAGAGGAATAA
- a CDS encoding Ig-like domain-containing protein, translating into MIKKIQLKLYIFLTMLGIFTSYNAQSWVIWDNLGDGTTAGASTIGVGSATSNPITGKVTVVPSFGAAAGKLNIFSAGSGLIQPPSGLYNNFAGASISNNVLKLESSQYANELVSITFNFEKEVIIEDLVVTDLDKNIKTSIFDNSQEWDDSFDITLDNGATFTSVSYGVSNGGNIAQGYAGATITTSSFDAGTYRSSDSRGSEWIRWVKSSAPTKTIKITFKLPNDLPRTRAAMSYYAIKVSSANLIDAVDDNFGVVSSGGKTGSVFANDKSSDGSVPTSLNTDVSLVNLGGLTGATINPDGTINIPANAAAGNYVLTYRICSPKGQTTNCDTATVTLVVPNQTDAVDDNFGVVSSGGKTGSVFANDKSSDGSVPTSLNTDVSLVNLGGLTGATINPDGTINIPANAAAGNYVLTYRICSPKGQTTNCDTATVTLVVPNQTDAVDDNFGVVSSGGKTGSVFANDKSSDGSVPTSLNTDVSLVNLGGLTGATINPDGTINIPANAAAGNYVLTYRICSPKGQTTNCDTATVTLVVPNQTDAVDDNFGVVSSGGKTGSVFANDKSSDGSVPTSLNTDVSLVNLGGLTGATINPDGTINIPANAAAGNYVLTYRICSPKGQTTNCDTATVTLSIAASKCYNSPTDNSSSVPVNHGVTVLGRAGVDNGNWPMIRNSAYTVLEGKTKGFVLTRNSNPEGTIVNPVVGMMVFDTDENSGKGCLKIYTGSGVGEGWKCFNTQTCP; encoded by the coding sequence ATGATAAAAAAAATACAATTAAAATTATATATATTCCTTACTATGTTAGGGATTTTTACATCTTATAATGCTCAAAGTTGGGTTATATGGGATAATTTAGGAGATGGCACAACTGCTGGGGCTTCTACTATTGGAGTAGGGAGTGCTACCAGTAACCCTATAACAGGTAAGGTTACAGTGGTGCCATCTTTTGGTGCAGCCGCGGGTAAACTTAATATCTTTTCTGCAGGTTCTGGGTTAATTCAGCCCCCATCAGGACTGTACAACAATTTTGCAGGAGCTTCTATTTCAAACAATGTTTTAAAATTAGAGAGTTCACAATATGCTAATGAACTTGTTTCAATTACATTTAATTTTGAAAAAGAGGTTATTATAGAGGATTTAGTTGTAACAGATTTAGATAAAAATATTAAAACATCTATTTTTGATAATTCTCAGGAGTGGGATGATTCTTTTGATATAACATTAGATAATGGTGCTACTTTCACTTCTGTGTCTTATGGAGTTTCTAATGGAGGGAATATTGCACAGGGATATGCAGGTGCTACTATCACAACTTCTAGTTTTGATGCAGGAACCTATAGAAGTAGTGATTCTAGAGGTTCAGAATGGATAAGATGGGTAAAATCTAGCGCTCCTACAAAAACAATAAAAATAACTTTTAAGTTACCAAATGATTTACCTAGAACAAGAGCTGCAATGTCTTATTATGCTATAAAGGTATCCTCGGCAAATCTTATTGATGCAGTAGATGATAATTTTGGAGTAGTCAGTTCAGGAGGTAAGACAGGAAGCGTTTTCGCTAATGACAAATCATCAGATGGTAGTGTTCCGACTTCGTTGAATACGGATGTTAGTTTAGTTAATTTAGGAGGTTTGACGGGCGCCACGATAAACCCAGATGGAACGATAAACATACCAGCAAATGCAGCAGCAGGGAATTATGTATTAACTTATAGGATTTGTTCTCCGAAGGGTCAGACTACAAATTGTGATACAGCAACGGTTACATTAGTAGTTCCTAATCAGACGGATGCAGTAGATGATAATTTTGGAGTAGTCAGTTCAGGAGGTAAGACAGGAAGTGTTTTCGCTAATGACAAATCATCAGATGGTAGTGTTCCGACTTCGTTGAATACGGATGTTAGTTTAGTTAATTTAGGAGGTTTAACGGGCGCGACGATAAACCCAGATGGAACGATAAACATACCAGCAAACGCAGCAGCAGGGAATTATGTATTAACTTATAGGATTTGTTCTCCGAAGGGTCAGACTACCAATTGTGATACAGCCACGGTTACATTAGTAGTTCCTAATCAGACGGATGCAGTAGATGATAATTTTGGAGTAGTCAGTTCAGGAGGTAAGACAGGAAGCGTTTTCGCTAATGACAAATCATCAGATGGTAGTGTTCCGACTTCGTTGAATACGGATGTTAGTTTAGTTAATTTGGGCGGCTTAACAGGCGCAACGATAAACCCAGACGGAACGATAAACATACCAGCAAACGCAGCAGCGGGGAATTATGTATTAACTTATAGGATTTGCTCTCCGAAGGGTCAGACTACAAATTGTGATACAGCAACGGTTACATTAGTAGTTCCTAATCAGACGGATGCAGTAGATGATAATTTTGGAGTAGTCAGTTCAGGAGGTAAGACAGGAAGTGTTTTCGCTAATGACAAATCATCAGATGGTAGTGTTCCGACTTCGTTGAATACGGATGTTAGTTTAGTTAATTTAGGAGGTTTAACGGGCGCGACGATAAACCCAGATGGAACGATAAACATACCAGCAAATGCAGCAGCAGGGAATTATGTATTAACTTATAGGATTTGTTCTCCGAAGGGTCAGACTACCAATTGTGATACAGCCACGGTTACATTGTCTATTGCAGCTAGCAAATGTTACAATTCACCAACAGATAATAGTAGTTCTGTGCCAGTAAATCACGGGGTTACTGTTTTAGGAAGAGCAGGTGTTGATAATGGTAACTGGCCGATGATTAGAAATTCTGCATATACTGTATTGGAAGGTAAAACAAAAGGTTTTGTACTTACAAGAAACTCTAATCCAGAGGGAACTATTGTAAACCCTGTAGTGGGGATGATGGTTTTTGATACAGATGAAAATTCTGGGAAGGGCTGTTTAAAAATTTATACAGGCTCAGGAGTAGGAGAGGGTTGGAAATGTTTTAATACTCAAACTTGTCCATAG